Sequence from the Phyllostomus discolor isolate MPI-MPIP mPhyDis1 chromosome Y, mPhyDis1.pri.v3, whole genome shotgun sequence genome:
ACATAATATAAAACCTTTTTGAGTTCAgtgggtgaaaaaaaaacaattacggGAATAATGTCTCACTAAATAGAAAAATCAAcgtatcaattattttaaaaaataatttagagatgaaagtaaaataattatcttCCATATGTCTCTTTCAACAATGTACataataattatatgaaaaatcaaaaagaaaacagaagactgAAACATTATAAACCAATCTGTAAGACCTCTATTGAAAACTACACCTAAATACTGACAAAAAAAGACAGTGGTACTTTCAAACTCACAATATCATGAAGTATATGGTGATGTTTTCCAACAGACAGATATCAATGAGTTTGACTGAATACATGTATAGTCTGAAGGCTGAGATCACAAGGGCAACTGTCATCTTTTCTAAATGCTCATCTAAAACTtatagcatatatttatataacaccATATTGCAACTACTAGGGCACATGTCCAAAAATTGTGTTACATTGTTAACCTTTTGAAGcatggaagatttgactttaaTTTAGCTGTATCTCTTAGAGTAGCAGTTTCTTGGACTTGGGATTTGAatcctttaaattaaaaaataaaaattggtgatGGGATTCCAACATAAGGTAacaaattttttgttttccaagtAAAACCCTTAATAAAAGTCACTACCATGTATGATCACTCTTATTTCAAAAGTGgtaaaaatactgaattttatgaaaatacCATATAATACCTATATGTCTTCTTATTTTACCATAGAACAGTAAAAATTTGATACTTCATCAATAGTATTTCACACCCTTGCATTTGGGACCCATAATCCTGGAATATCTACTACAATTCCTAGAATACAACTGACTTTTAAGTAAATGAAGACAGAATGACCTTTAGTATTTACACCAAACTTCCAAAGAGTATTTACTGCAtaccatatttaaaaacaacaaagaacagTACCAAAGAAAACAGATGTCCTACAAAACACATACATTATTAATCAACTGTAGGAACTACTCTGAATTAAGAAAATATCATAGTTCGGACACAACTTGCCCTTAGTAAATTTTAATGAGAGaatgtatcttttaaatattaatgactaaagtaaattaaaaaattaaaattgacatACTATACATAAGTATTCAATGAAATGTTACTATAATTGTTACCTGATAGTCCCGAAGACCAACCAATATAATATCTGAGGTATTTATCCAAacctataaaaaagaatttattgtatattatattcaaaataaatacaaataataaccTGCAGTGATAAACCATTCCTCCTACAAAAGATACCTACTATTCACCTagagtagaaaaaatatattaaggttaaagaaaaaccacagtatatactatactatagtcttttgtatgtttgtgtgtatgtgaatataGGGAAAAATGACTAGTTACATATAGTTATAGTATATTAGGGAAGACTATATTATACAGGTGAGtttgtctcaaatttttaaattaaggtattaaaatatgtaacaattttatttcatctaCTTGAGGAATGGAAAAttgtaaaagaataataatttgtTATGGAATTATAGGCTTTTGATCACAAAACAGTGTAATATATTTGTTATTCAAAACATGAAAATTAGCCATCTATACATATAAACACTCGGTTACCAATCTATGTAAATTCAGGTCCTAAAACTACTATTAACTTGGAAAAGAATTGATTATAACATAAAAAAGCTGTACATCATAAAATTAGAGATAAACACTTAACAAACATGGTTAATAAAACTGCCTGTGATGAAGAACTAACTAAGCATATaattaatgcaataaaatatCCCTAACATGCACAGCTGTTTCCCTCAAAGCAAAATTTACTCAAGGAAAATGCACTATATTCATTTAGTAGTCTATTTGGTCTCttttaatctgaaaataattCTCAGgcttttgttccttatttcaggGTATAATCTGTTTTTAAGagtcaactttcttttttttccttaaagattttatttatttatttttagagagggaagggaaggagatagagagagagagagaaacatcaatgtgcggttgctgggggtcatggcctgcaacccaggtaggtaccctggctgggaatcaaacctgtgacactttggttcgcagcccgcactcaatccactgagctacgccagccagggcaagagtcaACTTTCTTAAAGAATTGCTTTGTacattgtatttctgtgtttcCTCAATACTATGTTCGGAGTAAATGTTTCTGTCAGAAGCACAACTTAGATGAAGCACATAATTCTTtgtaaatacaattttctattataaaagttCCCATCTTGTTAAAGATCTTGCTTTATGCTGTCATATAGATTACTATTCTTAGAATCATCTTTGgaaactcagaaaaattaattattcCACCCATATATATCTAAAGCACaaccattcctttaaaaaaatgtaaagtaagaTAAATCTCCATACCTAccttttttctcagttttcctcTTATATGACATAACCTCTTTACACCATCAAAGCACATTGCTTCTAATCGTCCATTTCCCAACATTTTGATTACCTGAGCATACTCTGAGGGCAGAAAAGAGTATGAGATATTGTTCAATTTTTCTTAAGATGTTAACAACTGAAATTAGCACATAGTTGATAACTTCATTTTTACTGTTCCATTTAGGTCagcctatacttttttttttaagctaaggATTGATAAGCAAAAGGCTTAAGTACTGTACCCTACATGAGCTCTTTAAGGGTGACACATTCTAATTTTATccaaaaaaatcagagaaatctCCACCAGTAAAACTATTCTTATGGCTTCTTTCTGCTATGcttatttatttcctccttttctttttaaagtaaataaaagccTACAGACATTAGTAATTTGTTACAAATGGCCTATCCATGACATTCTTTCGGTTCTTTGGAATACTTAATTATCCACTTATTTTGAGTAAATCATTCTGCTCCTGTCTTCATAATAAAATGCTCTACCTTTATACAACAAAGTGACTCATTCTAAATACACAGGAGAACACTGGCTTATTAATCTTTCTCACTTAAATACTAGCCCAATCTTGGCTCTCCTTTCCCACAGAAACTTTAGTGACAAAAACAGTAGGTTAATTATTAATACACTTTTGTTTACTTTCGAATAACTTGGAAGTTCAGGTTCCTTTAAAACAAGTTCATGATAAAATGCTAAGTGTTTAATTAAAGTATTTACAAGTCTTTCCAAGAGGCCAACCTCACTTCATTCCCACTAGAAAAGATGAACAATACAATATGTGAGAATTAGATGGCATGGGGCagtttctttctaaatataactGGCAGGAGTGGGAGTAAGAAAGGGAAGCATTATCACACTACTAAAAATTGTTAGAACTAACTCCAAAGAAATCCTGGATAAATTTAAAGTTATACTGAGAGATAAACTGTACATACATTGTGAGATTAATAGGTGGCAAGGAATCCCTTTTACCATAGGTAATGACCTGGCTTATTACTCAGCATTCCCTGaacgggcggggtgggggagaattAAAAGCcctgaaaacaaacttttaatggAAGTGAGAAAGATGAAAGCTAAGTAACTGAGTAACTGACTATCTTTCAccagaaaacatgttttatataACTAACAAAAAATGTTGGGTCCTTCATGCTCTACATGTATGGCATGAATAATCACATGCTTTTATtataaagtgctgaaagaaatcTGATGTAGACTGTACACTAGGTCAACACTACCCAGGAGAACTTTTTCTGCAGATTATGTATCTGGATTGAACAATATGATAATCAATAGgtcaaatatgatttttaattgaCTTAAACAGCTACATACAGCTGGTGGCTATTTGGTAGAAAGAATAATACTAAAAAACAGTATAATTTCAAAGTGAAAAGTTTTACAGTAGTTCTGCTATTATAAGAAAAAGTCCTGTTCTTAGGAGATAATATGAAGTAATTCACACAGAAATCTGTTAGCTGTATGTAACCAGacatttataacttaaaaaaaaaatttaaaaatatatacaaagaaaaagaaagaaaatattacatgttAAAAATTATGCAATCTGGGTAAAAGATAGATTAAAGTTTCTGTATTCATATTCCAACTTTTCTATAagtttaacattattttttaacaaggaAAAACCAAGTACTCCAGTCAGTTCATTATCCTTATTTTTGTCTCTTGAGAGACTACACATGCTTAAATCAATATTATTAAGTTATCCAGTCATTTTATTACATTGCATACTAGTGGCACCAGAGAACTTAAGAACAAAAGCCCTTGCAAACATCTATGATCTACTATACAACATTACAGTATGAAATTTTCAATGATAACTTTCCAGTCTAAAGTTGCTTAACTCTAAAATTCACTGTCATTTAGATCATGTTCTTACACATACATCAATGAAATATATGATTACAAAAACTCCACTAATTAATTTTCCAGTATGTAGTTgattatttaataaacaaattatggGTAAGGATAAAGgattacaaatgaggaaaagcaaaaaagacATTGGATCAACAACCTAGGATTTATAACTATCATCTCTTTCAGGTTAaagattaaaattcattttaaaacattaaagtgAATAACTTAAATAACTTTAATGTTAATAACTCTAAAAGGTCTTACCTTGCCCATCCTCTTTAAAGACCAGTTCTCTTTTTTCAGATTCATTCTCATTCTTACCTCTACGCCTATTTTTACCTCCTTTACCTGattaaaaaagtgaatttaaaaaatcaaatcaaataatcTATATTTCAAACACTAAACTATGAAACATGGAACCTATCTAAAATAAGACCCATAAACTTtataaagtcacttaaaaataaaggtatcATTTAAATAGCACTATAACATTAACAGAACtctaaatgagatttttaaacatttacctgATTTGGTGACTGATtcagttacacttttaatgcccTAAGAATTTCCTTTTAGTTCTTTACCAGACCAAGATATATCAACCCCATTACCTTCCTGACATTGCATTTGGATTTCTCTGACATAACAGTATGTTATATAAAAGTATGCAGAATAAAAATTCCACTACCAGAGATTACTATTATCATTTTATAGTTTATGCTTTCCAAAAGAAATAgaacttttttaagattttatttatttattagaaagggaagggagggagagagagacagagaaacatcaatgtgcggttgctaggggtcatggcctgcaacctaggcatgtaccctgactgggaatcgaacctgtgacactttgattcccagcccaaactcaatccactgagctatgccagccagagcttaagAAATAGAACTCTTTATAATTCCACCAATTTGTCCTAAATGTCTTTTAACGTCAATTAACTCCACACTGAAATAGACAGTTTAAAGGTTAGTGTATTTGATTCCTTACTCTGTTTATTTCTAATGTTTCACTGTTGTTAAATAATGTTGAAGataatttcacaaaaatatttccagataagaaatttatatataatttctgaattaaatGTTATACACCTACTTCCTTAGGCTTTTAATGAGCCacactaatttacattcccatcaacaaagAAGGAATATTATCTAGTCCTCTGCCATAACCATACCAagctaaagatataaaataatacttaattgGATTTCTCAGTGTTTGCTTTTATAAAGTTTAACACATGAGGatgacattaattttatttaattctgagACATTCTATTGAGTATTAAGGTATGGGGTATTTCTCCATAATATCTTATTTCTATTCCAGGAGCTAAAACTGTAAGAGCTGTTTATTTCTAGTAGGTGAAAGAGAAGCTATGAGTGGTAGTAATAAGGAAAACTgggaagaatatgaaaaaaagtttACACTACAAAGGCAAAAATCTATCTTCTAATATGCACCTTCTGGTACAGTTCCTTCTGGAGCAGACACACATTACTTTGTTGTTATTCAACAAGAGAGGTGAGCCTTCTCAACTTCTTGGGATACATCAAAACTGATTTCCTAAAaggaaaatgttctgtatctcaAGCCATTAATCATGCCAGTTCCAGTAGGATAAGGTTCATATCTGCTTTGCTTACTTAATTATATATAACAAAGTTTGGCATTCTTTCCAAATGAATGAACCAAGAAGTGTTCATTCATTTGAACACTCATTTAAATTGCTACTTCATGtagcaatttaaaaatcacatatagtAATACCTTTAAAGTATAGGAGTGTCTCACCCCAAATGCTCTTCATGAATAAGCCAGAGAAGATGCCCTTTTTCCAGACTGGAAGATGGGTGTCTAAAACTTCTAAAGGTGACATACTGAATGAGAATGAGCCCAAACTACTAAGTATTCAATATATGGCATAATGTAATTTATATCTTTGCTTGGATACCTGTTACTAATACAATGATCACAgggttttcaaattttctttctttttttaaaattgatttttagagataggaaagggaagggagggagaaggggctgagaatgaggaggaggcggaggggaaagagacaggaaggtggggagagaaatagacattgatttgtttttccctttgttatgcattcactggttgtttcttgtatgtgaccCCTGCCAGGAATCAAAGCTGTAATCTTTGGCCTAGGGGAATGATGGTCTAAGAAACTAAGCTACCAGCCAGGGTCgaaattttcaaatgaagaaaaagggcAATAGTTTTTAATCTATACCAGTAAACCTCCCTTTATAAAATTTAGGACTTCTAGAAAGAACTCTTTCCATAGCagtatcatttacaatagccaagtgctagaaacagctgaagtgctcatcagtaaatgaaaaaataaaaaaactgtggtacatttacacaatggaatgctacacagtgtaaagaaagaaggagctcctgccctttgtggacagcatggatagaactggagagcattatgctaagtgaacaaGCCAGGagatgaaatacaaataccatagggtctcacctgtaagtgaaaactaatcaacaaaataaacaatcaagcaagatataaccagagacactgaaataagaacaaactgaccatTACTGTCTGTGGAGGGGAAGGGACCTGCAAAGGATCACAAATAGAGGAGTCATGGACATAGGCATGGACAATGTGGGGGAATtaactgtgggagtgggtggggattGGGGTAAGGGATAGCCATGAGGAAAAaggtaggacaactgtaactgaacaaaagtgaaaaaaatttttaaagttgtatCTGGAGAACAAAAAGAACTCTTTGAACTATGTAACCTAGGAGAAAACAGACTGGTATTACATACAATCGAAAACATAAAATTCAAGGCAAttatctccagaaaaagaggaagagagatttGGGAGAGGCAAACAGGGGGATTTCAATGAATATGTTTGTTGCAATTCTTAAGTTCAGAAAagttatttcttttcaaatttattactATGTTTATACTTTTTCGTGTGCCtcaaatgtaaaaatgatttGTTGTCAATTTACTTGAATTAACCATAGTGTTTTGTAACCAAGCCATTATTGTCATGTAACAGAATCCActttaaaatctcttttgaaaaaataaggttTGAATTGatcatatattatgtatttttacctTGCCCTTTTTCTAAATGTGAagtaaatcaaaattacaatattCCTTAAACAAGTCAGGTATTTTCTGATGGGATCTTTCTTAGGAATTTAGTTTAAAAGTCctacagaaacaaaagagaattttatttatctaaagaTGTAGTCTTCACAGAAGGTAATATGAACAAACTTGATTCAACACCTATTAAGTATCATGTTGCAGTAGTACAATGTCCACAAAGCAGGACTACTGCTTTTAGAGAGTACACACGTTAAATGAGCTGCATGTTTGAAAATCTGATCACTACAAATAAAGGTGAGAATAACATACCTTTTAAACTGATCTAGTTATCATCTATTGGCTAACCATGAATTACACATGTCAGCAGAAAGCTAAAAAGTTTTCTAACATATACTAAGAATGACAGTCTCTCTCAGAGTAATTAGCAGTAAAATCAATGATACACAAAGAGTCTACGCAATTGTTTTTGGGGACCCAGACAGGACTGCCCTGAATAGGAGAGACATAGAGTACATAGTAACAGCTACAAAAGGAAACACGGTGTAATCCCTGGAACcagatattaaataaaaagagaatatatagGTAGGTCTGTGTCCAAAGAATAAATTATCAAAGACTTACTGTGGGCTGTGAAATGatcttattttgtaattaaaaagaaaagttttcctgtttttacttatcttttttgtTCCTACACATTTTAAAGATGGTTACAATGTAAGAACATATGCTGtcattaaaatcatatttttcccCAGAAGTGATTGGGCGAGCTTTGTGCTTTATATAGGGGTAGGTGTTCAATTTAAGTTTCAAGTAAACCTGTTCTCAATTATGATACTTTATGAACGGGTTGCCCTAGAATAAAAGCAGGTAGAAATGTCAACGAtacattctggaaaagaaaactgaaaagttcTAAATACGTAACACGTCTTTTCGAAAACAATGCTAAACTCTGTGAAAGGCTGGCGGAAAGTAAAACACCATAGATTAACCTATGCATGAAGAAATCACGTACTGTTAAGAAGGAAGAGGCATGTCTTCAACAATCATTAATTGCCTATAAGTAAACCAATAAAGTAGGGATTACCCTCGAAAGCTAAGAACTGAATCAGGTCAGTCTTGGGAAGGACCGAACGACCACGTCTCCCACATGTCACTATCGCGCCGCAGGAGGCCCTATAAAAATGGCGACGGTTTTGTGATCCCGCTGAAATACAGGATCCTCCTTTCCCGAGACCAGAACGCCTGGATCACCCACTGACAGCCGCGATCCCCTTGCTGCGGTCAGGACAAAAGGTAGGTAAACGATGATTATTCCCCAATCAAGACAGATGGCACTGGGTTGAACAGACCGTGGTTGCACGTAATTACCTTTATTCTTGGGCATGACGATGCCGACTGTTTTCGGGCGCTTCTGACTCTTATCTGGTGCTGTTTACCGAACAGCGACTCCTGCTAGGAGCTCGGCAGGCCAAACGGTTGATGCTGTGTTTTAAGTAGACGCGTAAGCCACCACGCTTCTTCTTAAGCAAATGGCGTCGTGCCTGCTGGTGTCGCAGCTGTGTGCGTAGTTTCTCCGTGCCTTCACCGCGACCTGCCCCTGTTCTGACATCCTTTTTGTCCCGCCTATCTTCCGGCTTGTACTGCGCTTGCGTACCAGATGACTGACGCCTCTTAGAGCAAGAGGGACGCCAACAGGGAAATGAGGTGCAAAGTGTTAAGACAAAGTACTAGCTAGGAGCGGAAGaactaaaaatatgaaagagagtGTATGATGGCCTGACTGTAACCTTCAGGGCCTGCATGCAGACGGAGTGAAATTGCATACATAATGCCTACACTTTGCCTAAATTTTTTAGGGGAAAGTAACAGTGCCTATTaaacatgggtagtactaattttatatctatataaatatttttaattcttttatttgtacttatgtgttaaaagtacaactctaaaaagtaataatgatatctgtatgcaaaataataccctagactatggtaatgtattttttctaaatataaataaatgcataatttaagttaaaaattaaaatggcgctgcctggtgtagctcagtgcattgagctctgacttcaaaccaaagagttgccagtttaaATTCCAATTAGGTTAcctgtctgggttgtgggccaggtccccaatagggcgcctataagaggcaatcacacactgatatctctctccctctctttctccttctcttcccctcattctaaaaatgaatagacaaaatcttttaaaaaataaaaatgaaaatggaagatttttttcctgaaagattGTGCCAAaaacacattatacacaggagcacattacacatggcaaattATGGTAATACCACTGGTGATTGAATCCAGTGGTATTCTCTGCTTTGTAACAGTCCTGTGGTACAGTTTTACAAGTTACTGATTCATTACCTCTAAGATTTTACCTAAATTTTACCCAGGTTTCTGCAATGCTCAGCTACCTTGAACTGctggaaaagaacaaagatgcCCTATGTGTGAAATGTTTGTTACTATTGttattgtttacttttatttttaaaattaaaatataactctATTATAATATTGTGTGAGTTTAAGGAGTACCAAATGTTAATTTGATAATTTATATATTGTGATACAGTGACAACCTGTGGAATACAGTGAAGAGATAAATGGATTTACTATAATTAAGCTTctatattactaaaattatatacattgtaATGAAAAATTATTCTGTTGCTATTGTATCTACCCTGGAAACATAAGCTTTTGAACTTTCCAGGCTTGCATCAATACCTAGATATACAAGAAAAATTCAGCTAACCCTATCATTACACTTTGCATTAAGGTATATAGATGATCTCACCCACTATCCAGACAACCTCATATATGTTATTCAGACCACCAATTATCTAGaaaagtggtccccaacctttctgggagcagggaccagttttgtggaagacaagaGAGCGGGGTGAAGAGGAGAAATCTCAAGGAAACTTTGTTTGCTTGTGCCCTACTGGTAGGCAAGCCACAGGGTCCAGAGGCTAGTAATGCAAGGTTTACTCAGCTCTAGAATGTGTTTTTCCTATGAAAACTCTTAGCTTTCTCTCTTATCTAAAACACTATGGTTACACCTTACTTATGTTTCCATTTGTAAACCCTGAGACTGTATGATCTTTATCATACCCTGGCATTGTTGGAGTTTGTTGGACATACAAGCTGTCAGGATCATTACATCCAAAAAATAGTCCACTTCAGTTCAAGTGCCCCCATTACTTGAAACAATCTACTACTTGATCTTTTGGTGTTCTATTCACCCTGATAGCTCCAGTGTCCCAGTGTGAGTTCTCTCAGTTCCCAAAGTCTCTCCTTTTGTTGAGGTTCTGAGCATTTATTCTTTGGTtctctgatatatttttaaatggggtaCATGCTTCTTTAGTCTGTTATGAAGGAAAAAAGCCACTGGGCAATGACAACCTAATGTATTTATGGTCCATCTTCTGTTAAGTACTTGGCTTGATGAAATTATAATTAGAAGGAAAATTTGGAATACAATGGTGACTCTAGGGAATCCTTTAAGattctgaaattatatatttacatgtaaaatttcaaaatcttCAAACTGTTATTTTTCAATCAGTATTTAAAGGCCCTTAAGGAATTAAATTATTCAAACATAGTGTTAACATGTCTTCTGTTTTTTGGTTGGACTGTGACAGCCTTCAGGAGAATTTATCTTAATATTGAACACTCTAAACAGTGCCCTAAAAGTTCTTCTCTTAGGGACTATGCCTATTGATATATACAAAAATCACAATCTCTTCTCATCAGCCTTTTGAGTGAAATGGACCAATTTAGTCAAAATTTTAAGCTCTACTGACTAGATCAcatattaaggaaaatatttgtttttagttCACTTCAAGGGTCTTCCCTTAAGAATTTCAAACTTCTTAGAATGGTGGAATATATTTGTTGATTGCTATCTAGAAGCTTCTAAAAgatgaaatgcatttaaaaaatagccctaAAAAGACTTTAATAGAAACTTGGGTCACTGAGCAGATCATTAGAACCAAGAATCTCCTGTAACAGGCCActgaaaaattaaagttataataggtacctaaaacaaaacaaaacaaaatgcccaGTAGGCcaattaattattgttttttctctgCAAGGGAGAGTTATTGCCTGTGTTTTAAGTGTGTGGCTTAATTCTGTCTACCTGGAAATGCAGCTTGTCAGTTCTTGATTTTGACTCTCAGAGAGAATGATGGTTGCCAAtactctctttcttattttttgactTGACGTGGGgatttggagagaaagagagtgagaaagacaagcattgtttgttattttacttatttatgattcttatatatgccttgactagggatcaaacccacaaccttaacatattgggatgatgctctaaccaactgtgtTATCTAGCCAAGTCCCTCTGTACCTTCTTGAGTCCACAGAATTCCTTAGTAATGCCAAAAACACTTTTTCTGCCCCTTAGAGaccaagaaaatatatgaaataatttaatatctCTAAGATCAGTAATTTAGCAAAATTGATAGCTAAAACTGCAAAAATCAGATAGGATTAAAAATGCCttcccaaagctaaaataaaaCTATGTATCTAGAGGTAAAGAGTCAAGGTAGGAATATAGAGGTAGACACTTAGGTTAATCTATAATGTCACATAAGTTGCAATGCAGTTCTTTAGGGAACCAATAACAAGTATTATTATTGTAGAAGTTGTTGCAAAACCAGGAATGCAACTCTAGTAACAATTCAATGGAAACTATTTTTTCTACCACTCTTTAATCCtaaaactgaa
This genomic interval carries:
- the LOC114489883 gene encoding eukaryotic translation initiation factor 1A, X-chromosomal-like isoform X2, which produces MPKNKGKGGKNRRRGKNENESEKRELVFKEDGQEYAQVIKMLGNGRLEAMCFDGVKRLCHIRGKLRKKVWINTSDIILVGLRDYQYNADEARSLKAYGELPEHAKINETDTFGPGDDDEIQFDDIADDDEDIDDI
- the LOC114489883 gene encoding eukaryotic translation initiation factor 1A, X-chromosomal-like isoform X1, with the protein product MPKNKGKGGKNRRRGKNENESEKRELVFKEDGQEYAQVIKMLGNGRLEAMCFDGVKRLCHIRGKLRKKVWINTSDIILVGLRDYQDNKADVILKYNADEARSLKAYGELPEHAKINETDTFGPGDDDEIQFDDIADDDEDIDDI
- the LOC114489883 gene encoding eukaryotic translation initiation factor 1A, X-chromosomal-like isoform X3, giving the protein MPKNKGKGGKNRRRGKNENESEKRELVFKEDGQEYAQVIKMLGNGRLEAMCFDGVKRLCHIRGKLRKKVWINTSDIILVGLRDYQLKSMKQIHLVLEMMMKSSLMILQMMMKTLMISK